ATCGTCCTCAAACAGCGGAGAAAATTGCTTTAAGATTTTGAGGTCTAAGTCCTGTAGCAAAAGATGCTGCGCAGAGGCATATTGCACGATCTTTGCCGTAATTTCGTGTGCTTCACGGAAAGGAACGCCTTTGTTAGCCAGATAATCGGCTAAGTCTGTAGCGGTGGTATAACCTTGCAATACGGCACGGTGCATCTGCTCCACATTGAAGACCGCCGAGCGCAGCATGGCTGCAAAAACCCGAAGGCAGGCTTCAGTGGTATCTGCCGCATCCAGCATTGGGAATTTGTCTTCTTGCATATCTCGGTTGTATGCCAGGGGCAGACCCTTCATTACGGTCAGGATGTTCATCAGGTCGCCATAGACACGACCTGTCTTACCACGCACCAGCTCTGCCATATCAGGATTTTTTTTCTGGGGCATAATGCTACTTCCTGTAGTAAAGGCATCGCTCAGCGTGATAAAGCGAAACTCCTCTGACGACCACAGCACGACTTCTTCAGCCAGCCGTGATAGATGCATCATTATGATTGAGCAGGCAGCAATGAATTCAATCAGGTAGTCTCGGTCGCTTACGGCATCCATACTGTTGCGCAGAACGTCGGAGAAACCTAATGTGCGGGCAGTCCGACGGCGGTCAATCGGGTGTGGAGTGCCAGCAAGCGCCGCTGCCCCCAGTGGAGAGACATTTAGCCTCACTCGGCAATCTTGCAAGCGAGACTTGTCGCGCTCGAACATTTCGCAGTAGGCAAGCAGATGATGCGAGAGTAGAACTGGCTGTGCACGCTGCAGATGAGTGTATCCGGGCATCACAGCATTGAAGTATTTATCCGCTTTGGCAACCAGTTCCGTTTGCAATGTAGTGAGGCAGGCGATGAGTTCATCAATTCGGCGACGCAAATAGAGTCGTTCATCGGTGGCGACTTGGTCGTTGCGGCTGCGTGCGGTGTGCAACTTGCCTGCTACGCTGCCCACGAGGTCATAAAGCCGCTTCTC
This genomic interval from Chloroherpetonaceae bacterium contains the following:
- the argH gene encoding argininosuccinate lyase — protein: MAKSKASSRRSNTKLWGGGFREELDELAFEFSKSINLDARLYKEDIQGSLAHIDMLAAQGLLSKREAATLTQALHTVEKELEQGKFPFENGQEDIHLAIEKRLYDLVGSVAGKLHTARSRNDQVATDERLYLRRRIDELIACLTTLQTELVAKADKYFNAVMPGYTHLQRAQPVLLSHHLLAYCEMFERDKSRLQDCRVRLNVSPLGAAALAGTPHPIDRRRTARTLGFSDVLRNSMDAVSDRDYLIEFIAACSIIMMHLSRLAEEVVLWSSEEFRFITLSDAFTTGSSIMPQKKNPDMAELVRGKTGRVYGDLMNILTVMKGLPLAYNRDMQEDKFPMLDAADTTEACLRVFAAMLRSAVFNVEQMHRAVLQGYTTATDLADYLANKGVPFREAHEITAKIVQYASAQHLLLQDLDLKILKQFSPLFEDDVYAYLNPESSPARKRSEGSTAPKEVMAQLDFWKKMLSGKGNAAKRKA